In one window of Dokdonia sp. PRO95 DNA:
- a CDS encoding DUF3307 domain-containing protein — translation MDIATLIALQTIGHLLADYTFQSKKTAKSKAKKGFKSKHLKWHILTVFIASFITSLDYRFLPWVIVIAGIHWIIDGLKPQLLNNKWLHKGAFFIDQLLHIITYVVASILYVNILGWQPLVLDASYFPLICLIAMFLLCTKPANIIIKEIFNLFSVSFTEKSQDLPNAGRLIGITERWLVLVLIIVGQFSAVGFLITAKSILRFKDGDYLKTEYVLIGTMLSFAIAIGCALLYTLFIAP, via the coding sequence ATGGACATAGCAACTCTTATCGCCCTACAAACCATAGGTCATCTGCTTGCAGATTACACTTTTCAATCTAAGAAAACTGCAAAGTCAAAGGCAAAAAAAGGCTTCAAAAGCAAGCATCTCAAGTGGCATATCCTCACCGTGTTTATTGCTTCTTTTATCACATCTCTAGATTATAGGTTTCTTCCTTGGGTAATAGTAATCGCAGGCATACACTGGATTATTGACGGCTTAAAACCTCAATTACTTAACAACAAATGGCTACATAAAGGTGCATTCTTTATTGACCAATTACTTCACATCATCACTTATGTGGTAGCAAGTATTCTTTATGTAAATATCTTGGGGTGGCAACCACTTGTACTAGATGCCTCCTACTTTCCTCTAATATGCCTTATTGCTATGTTTTTACTTTGTACAAAGCCAGCAAATATTATTATTAAAGAAATTTTCAACCTATTCTCTGTTTCATTTACAGAAAAATCACAAGACTTACCTAATGCTGGCAGACTCATAGGTATTACAGAGAGGTGGCTGGTACTCGTGCTTATCATCGTGGGGCAGTTCAGCGCAGTAGGGTTTTTGATTACTGCAAAATCCATTTTGAGATTCAAAGATGGAGACTATCTTAAAACGGAGTATGTACTCATAGGCACCATGCTGAGTTTTGCCATTGCCATAGGTTGTGCATTATTATACACACTCTTTATCGCGCCATAG
- a CDS encoding fumarate hydratase, with translation MDYTNHIVISGDFIAYTSLSTDEKKTLEVQLLQLFKQLEAKYNTFSRLIKGDYLECVVPDPENGLAVALAIKTFIKSLEIEEKVENNRTRVFQTYSIRLAMGLGRLDRFNREENIIDGDAIYRSGRAISSESTHNKERMVIKNTLFFSSINEELNLNIDAIISLLDHLLARATSRQSEVLFLKIMGNSEKVIAKKLGVSQSSINQHSTASGWNGMDKAIKYFNHTLSKIS, from the coding sequence GTGGATTATACCAATCATATAGTAATTTCTGGCGATTTTATTGCCTACACAAGTTTAAGCACGGACGAAAAGAAAACGCTCGAAGTACAACTATTGCAGTTATTTAAACAACTAGAGGCTAAATATAATACGTTCTCTAGGCTCATCAAAGGAGATTATCTTGAGTGTGTGGTTCCTGATCCTGAAAATGGGCTTGCTGTGGCGCTAGCTATCAAAACATTCATAAAGTCCTTAGAAATTGAGGAAAAGGTAGAGAATAATAGAACAAGAGTTTTTCAAACTTATAGCATACGCCTTGCCATGGGTTTAGGTAGGCTAGATAGATTCAATAGAGAAGAAAATATTATAGATGGGGACGCCATTTATAGAAGTGGTCGCGCCATAAGTAGTGAGAGCACCCACAACAAGGAGCGTATGGTTATAAAAAACACGCTATTCTTTAGCTCAATAAACGAAGAGCTAAACCTCAACATAGATGCTATTATCTCATTACTAGATCACTTACTAGCACGAGCAACTAGCAGACAGAGTGAGGTCTTGTTTTTAAAAATTATGGGTAATAGCGAGAAGGTTATTGCAAAAAAACTAGGCGTAAGTCAGTCTTCTATTAATCAGCACTCCACAGCCTCTGGATGGAATGGAATGGACAAAGCCATCAAGTATTTTAATCACACCTTAAGCAAGATTTCATAA
- a CDS encoding amidohydrolase family protein has product MKHTYSIIAILLLLVGCKPKDTKPAYDLKISNVSIIDENGVLSTNKNVYLSNDSIYKIEEVRTPSDTKEGHEIDGTGKFLLLGFWDNHTHFRGGEALIPQNEKFLEQFIKYGITTVRDAGGDLTTQVQQWNEEIKNKKRTGPTIYTSGPKLDGKNARWAGSIGVTTDDEISKALDSLQQLGVDYVKLYDSTIARETYLSIITQAEERGMITSGHMPFTVTLDETIAAGIDNIEHLYYILKGCSSREKEITQNIRDGKLGFWGSMEQLIASYDEQTAQQTFKKLKSNNVYVTPTLYIGDVLSYMDEVNHSDDAYLKTLDADFIATYEGRNKGALNASPKAKQDRKELQQFFLKLVISLNKAGVNLLSGSDSGAYNSYTYPGPSLHGELEEMVKAGITPANAIATMYQGANFLHKKGYHLAVGNKADLVLLNSNPLLDISATQDINTVIKDGTIVHTEK; this is encoded by the coding sequence ATGAAGCACACATACTCAATCATAGCGATACTTTTACTACTTGTAGGCTGTAAGCCTAAGGACACAAAGCCAGCATATGATCTCAAGATAAGCAATGTCTCCATTATAGACGAAAATGGAGTACTAAGCACTAATAAAAACGTGTACCTAAGCAATGATTCGATTTACAAAATTGAAGAAGTCAGAACACCTTCAGACACTAAGGAGGGTCATGAAATAGACGGCACTGGTAAGTTTTTACTTCTTGGGTTTTGGGATAATCATACTCATTTTCGCGGAGGCGAAGCTCTTATTCCGCAGAATGAAAAATTTCTTGAACAATTTATAAAATATGGAATTACAACGGTACGCGATGCTGGAGGCGATCTCACTACCCAAGTACAGCAATGGAATGAAGAAATAAAAAATAAAAAGCGCACAGGTCCTACTATTTATACATCTGGACCTAAACTAGATGGAAAGAACGCTCGATGGGCAGGCTCTATAGGTGTTACTACAGACGATGAGATAAGTAAAGCCCTAGATTCTTTGCAGCAACTAGGCGTCGATTATGTAAAACTTTATGATAGTACAATCGCTAGAGAGACTTACCTATCCATAATAACACAAGCCGAAGAGCGCGGAATGATTACCTCCGGGCACATGCCTTTTACCGTGACACTAGATGAAACCATCGCTGCTGGAATTGATAATATTGAACACCTTTATTACATTTTAAAAGGATGCTCTTCTCGTGAAAAAGAGATTACTCAAAACATAAGAGATGGAAAGCTAGGGTTCTGGGGAAGTATGGAACAGCTTATAGCAAGTTATGATGAGCAAACAGCACAACAAACTTTTAAAAAATTAAAAAGTAACAATGTGTACGTCACTCCTACTTTATACATAGGCGATGTGCTGAGCTATATGGACGAAGTAAATCATAGTGATGATGCCTATTTAAAAACGCTAGATGCAGATTTTATAGCCACTTATGAAGGAAGGAATAAAGGCGCTCTGAATGCAAGTCCAAAAGCTAAGCAAGATAGAAAAGAGCTACAGCAATTTTTTCTAAAGCTGGTAATTTCATTAAATAAAGCTGGGGTTAATCTCCTTTCGGGATCAGATAGTGGCGCTTACAATTCATATACTTACCCAGGACCATCGTTACATGGAGAGTTAGAAGAAATGGTAAAAGCTGGGATTACTCCAGCAAATGCAATTGCAACAATGTATCAAGGCGCAAATTTTTTACATAAGAAAGGCTACCATCTAGCCGTAGGTAACAAAGCAGACTTAGTACTTCTTAATAGTAATCCGCTACTAGACATAAGCGCTACGCAAGATATAAACACGGTAATTAAGGATGGTACTATCGTACATACTGAAAAATAG
- a CDS encoding Hsp20/alpha crystallin family protein, with amino-acid sequence MTLVRKNTAPYLPSVFEELLNTDWLGGRTNTFATATPSVNIIEADDSFALQVAAPGLKKENFNIQLDNDLLTISSEIKKEAESQDAQAAENQKFTRREFNYTSFKRSFNLPESVNTAKITAEYVDGILTIGLPKREEARVQPSRLIEIA; translated from the coding sequence ATGACTTTAGTTAGAAAAAATACAGCTCCATATTTACCATCAGTTTTTGAAGAATTATTAAATACTGACTGGCTAGGAGGAAGAACAAACACATTTGCCACAGCAACCCCTTCTGTAAATATTATAGAGGCAGATGATTCATTTGCTTTACAAGTAGCTGCCCCAGGACTTAAGAAAGAGAATTTCAATATCCAATTAGATAATGATTTACTCACAATCTCTTCTGAGATTAAGAAAGAAGCAGAGAGTCAGGATGCTCAAGCAGCAGAAAATCAGAAATTTACGAGAAGAGAATTTAATTACACTTCATTTAAACGCTCGTTTAATTTACCTGAATCTGTAAATACAGCAAAAATCACTGCCGAATATGTAGATGGTATTCTCACAATAGGATTGCCTAAACGTGAGGAAGCACGTGTGCAGCCATCTCGATTAATCGAGATAGCATAA